TCTCGCTAAGATCTCCGCTGAAGACAATACAAACAAGTCCGCTGATTCATACCCTCGCTCATTGTTAAGTTTACCTAAATCAACCAAACTGATTAGGGCAAGGCCATCCGTTCCGCGCTCTCTTTCCGCAAAATGTGACTTCATTTGGCTTTCAAAGAAATTACGATTGCCCAAACCACTTACGGGGTCTTTAAATGCTTTGGCTTGTAACCAATGTGCTGTCTCTACTTCTGAAGCAAATTCTTTTTCTAATTTATCAGCCATTCGATTCATAGACAAAACCACTGACTTTAACTCTCGCGTTTTAGGAACGTTTAGCATTTTAATAAAACGACGCTGCTGGATTGCTTCGGCTTGCTTTTCTAATTCCGCTAAGGGGCGAAACAAATAACGTAAGGCCACGCTACCTAAAATAAGGGTTATCGATCCAATGATAAAAAAAGACAGCAACAAGTCTCTTGAGGCAAGCCAAAGCTGATTGTAACCATAACCCGCACTGCCGGTAATATACACCTGACCCAATTCATTCCAACCATTGGAAATAATAGCCCTTGCCACTGGCACTTTAAAATCAATCAACTGGATGAACCATGACGGTACACCATCGATTTTCGTCTCATTAGACCGAGTAATATTTTGATCATCGGCGTAAATGTGTATGCGCACTTCAGAGAAATAGCCGCTATCAAACACAGCATTAATACTACTCTCAACCGAAGCATAATCTTCAATTGCCATAAAATCAGACACAGACATGCTTAGCGAAGTGGCCGAATCTTGCGTCGTCGATTCCAATTGCCCCACCAAATACCCTTTGGTGGTATTAAAATTGATCCCCATCACAACAGCGAGCATTATTGAGAATATGGCAATAATCGTCATCATTAATTGGCGAAACAGTGTCATCCAAGTTCTCCTAATTTGTCATTGTATCAAAGCGATTATTTAGATCTGTCCACAAGCTCAATCTTGATGAGCCACCGACTAACACCCCCCGCCCTTTTTCTTTAGAAAGCCACAAGCTGTCTGCATTGAACGAATATATAGGCAGGAGGTCGTTGCGCTTTGACGCAGGTTTTAATTCTCTATCAAGGTTATCGAGCAAAACTGGGATGGATGTTGGATTATGATAATACGCCAGTACCATGTGATGCTGGTTGAGCTTTAACGCTTTAACGTAAACAAGGCGCAATTTTTCGTCGGGAACACCCAGTTCTCTGAGTGTAAAGTATTTGGCAATCGTAAAATCTTCACAATCCCCTGCCTGCATCCCTAAAAACTCAATGGGAGTCGCCCAATAATCTTCTTTTCCCCATAACTTCATATCGTCTACAAAATCCATTTGATTAAAGAAAGTATTTACTTGAGTAAGTTGCTCAACAATTGGCAAGGCCTTCGAATCATCCACTAATTGCCGCCATGCCAATATTCGCTTTTCTGCACTTGCACCATACAAAGGTACAGCTTGTTTGGCTAATTTTTTATATTTATCCGAGACATCAGCATACAATAAGATATGTGAGGTCAAGCACATAATAATAAGCACACAAACCAAACGTTTGGCGCGCTTTAGTAGAGCATAAAACGAATCAACTCGTTTTCTCACTGAAATGTCACTTATCAGACAGTGGCTTAGCGTTAAAAGCCGCAAGCTGTTCAGGGGTGGCGTTTGGTTGATATTTAGCTTTCCAAGTATCATAAGGCTCGCCATAAACGAACTCACGAGCCTCATCGTAGTCGAGCTTAACCCCACGTTGCTCGGCCTCCGCCATATACCATTTACTTAGACAATTCCGGCAAAAACCCGCCAAATTCATAAGATCTATATTTTGTACCGACTTATTATCATCTAAGTGCTTTAACAGCCGACGCAATACGGCCGCTTCAATTTCAGTTTGATTGCTCATCATAGGACTCTAACTTATAAAGTTGAAAGGTTAACCCTTATTTACTACAGCGATGGTCAGAGGGTTGCTTTCTCCACTGCCACTCTTGGGCTGATGACATGAATGCTCTTAACGGCGCCATATTTTCCCCTGATACCTGCTCAATGGCGTAAGCACACGCTTCGAGTGTAGACAAAAATTCTGCACTCGGAGATTTGCGAATCGTATACATGCTCATTGGCGCAGAAGAAAAACACACTGCGTCATAGACTTGCAACAAGCGCTCACTGAAATACAGTTTTTTGGCCTTGCGCCACGTCGCATCAACAAAAATTAGCCCTTCAATCTCTGACAACCTGCTGGACTCCATAGACTCTAATGCAACGGCTCGATCAGAGGGAAAAACCAGCCGCCATTTTTGAGGATCTTTTTCTTTTAACGCATCACTCAATGCACCGACAGACGTTAAAACAACACGCTCAACCGATGGCAAACAAAGGGTTAAGAGTGCAACGGTATTCTTGGCGTGTTGCGCTTCTTTTGGATCTTGTAAAACAAGGATCGACATACGGGTTGTGACGGAGGGAATCCAACGACACACACACTGCCCTTGAAGAAAACAACAGCCATCGCAACGTACTCGTTTATCGTCACTCATTCTTCAATTTAATCTTTCCAGATACGCTTTAACCACGTTATCCCAACCCATATCCAATGCCTCAGTCGTTAACGCATGGCCAATGGAAACTTCAGCGATTCTACCCTGTTCACACAGTGCTTGAACATTGTTTAAATCCAAATCATGACCGGCGTTTACGGTAAGCCCTGCATCTAAAGCGGCTTGAGCGGCGTGCTGATACTGTCTAAGCGTATCATTAAAATTTTCCTGACCGAAGGCATTGGCGTATCCCTCTGTATAAAGTTCCACACGATCCGCCCCCACCTCTTTCGCCATAGCCATACTGTCTGCATCGGGGTCCATAAACAAAACAACACGAATGCCTTTCGCTTTTAATTGAGCGATAACCGGACGTAACGCATCTTGATCGCGTGCGAGGTTCCAACCGTGATCGGAAGTCAATTGATTCGGGTCGTCGGGGACGAGCGTGCACTGATCTGGCTCTACTTCCAAAACCACCTCTAAAAACTGCGCATCGGGGAATCCTTCGATATTTAATTCTGCCCCAGGAAAACGTTTTAACAAGGCTTTTAAATCATGCGCATCTTGATACGTAGCATGACGTTGATCTGGTCTTGGATGAATAGTAATGCCAAACGCGCCCAACCCTAAAGTCCGCTCCGCCATGTGAATCAAATTGGGGTAGTCCCGTCCCCGTGAATTTCGAAGTAGACCAATTTTGTTCAAATTAACGCTTAAGTGTGTCATCTAACATCTCTCGACAGGGTCATTTATTGACATTATAAGATAAACACCCAACCACAAGCATTAAAATACCCAACAACTTCTTCACTTAGACAACCCAATAAATGGCGGCTTATGATAAAATGCGCACCACAAATAGGAGTCCACAATGAAATACGAACTCTTCCAGTCCATTTTTGATCGCGCAGCACGTCGCCATGGTGGAAACACTCGCCTCAATACCTTGCTTGACAGACCCTTCAGCTCATTAGAACTTCGTCAACACAGTGACGACCGATGGCTCTCGGCTTTTTCACAAAAAATATTTCAGTCCGGTATTAATTGGCAGGTAGTGCGCAATAAATGGCCTGATTTTGAGACCGTTTTCTTTGCTTTTGATGTCGAAAAAATGCTTCTTATTCACGATGAAATGTGGCAAGAAAAAGCCAAAGACACGCGCATTATACGCAATTTTGGTAAAGTCATGACCATTCGAGAGAATGCGTTAATGATCAATGAATGCCAAACCAGTCATGGTTCATTTGCCAACTTTGTAGCGCAATGGCCTAACGAAGACATTATTGGGCTATGGGCGTATTTAAAAAAACATGGCGCACGCCTTGGTGGAAACACCGGCCCCTACACACTTCGGGCAATGGGGAAAGATACCTTCATGCTCACAAAAGACGTTGAAGGCTATTTGCGCCATCACGAGATTATTACAACTGGGCGCGACACTCAGACTGCATGGAAAGCTGCACAAAATGCGTTTAATCATTGGCACAAAGAAAGTGGCCGCTCTTACACCGAAATAAGTCAATGCATTGCGTTGAGTGTAAATTAACACTCACTCATTTAGACTTTAAACCATACACATTATTTATTAGGAAACCACATGGCCGACTTACGCATCGACATCATTACAGATTTAGTTTGCCCTTGGTGTTACCTGGGATACTCACGACTCAAACAAGCCATCGAGCAGCTAGGCGATGATTACCGCATTGATATTCACTGGCAACCCTTTGAACTGCACCCAGACATGCCACTTGAAGGCGCCGACCGTGAAAGCTTTTTACGAGAACGCTTTGGCAGCCCAGAAAAACTCAATGAAGC
The sequence above is a segment of the Marinomonas sp. IMCC 4694 genome. Coding sequences within it:
- a CDS encoding DNA-3-methyladenine glycosylase I, whose translation is MKYELFQSIFDRAARRHGGNTRLNTLLDRPFSSLELRQHSDDRWLSAFSQKIFQSGINWQVVRNKWPDFETVFFAFDVEKMLLIHDEMWQEKAKDTRIIRNFGKVMTIRENALMINECQTSHGSFANFVAQWPNEDIIGLWAYLKKHGARLGGNTGPYTLRAMGKDTFMLTKDVEGYLRHHEIITTGRDTQTAWKAAQNAFNHWHKESGRSYTEISQCIALSVN
- a CDS encoding transglutaminase-like cysteine peptidase translates to MCLTSHILLYADVSDKYKKLAKQAVPLYGASAEKRILAWRQLVDDSKALPIVEQLTQVNTFFNQMDFVDDMKLWGKEDYWATPIEFLGMQAGDCEDFTIAKYFTLRELGVPDEKLRLVYVKALKLNQHHMVLAYYHNPTSIPVLLDNLDRELKPASKRNDLLPIYSFNADSLWLSKEKGRGVLVGGSSRLSLWTDLNNRFDTMTN
- a CDS encoding pyridoxine 5'-phosphate synthase, whose translation is MTHLSVNLNKIGLLRNSRGRDYPNLIHMAERTLGLGAFGITIHPRPDQRHATYQDAHDLKALLKRFPGAELNIEGFPDAQFLEVVLEVEPDQCTLVPDDPNQLTSDHGWNLARDQDALRPVIAQLKAKGIRVVLFMDPDADSMAMAKEVGADRVELYTEGYANAFGQENFNDTLRQYQHAAQAALDAGLTVNAGHDLDLNNVQALCEQGRIAEVSIGHALTTEALDMGWDNVVKAYLERLN
- a CDS encoding DUF1244 domain-containing protein; protein product: MSNQTEIEAAVLRRLLKHLDDNKSVQNIDLMNLAGFCRNCLSKWYMAEAEQRGVKLDYDEAREFVYGEPYDTWKAKYQPNATPEQLAAFNAKPLSDK
- a CDS encoding tRNA-uridine aminocarboxypropyltransferase, which translates into the protein MSDDKRVRCDGCCFLQGQCVCRWIPSVTTRMSILVLQDPKEAQHAKNTVALLTLCLPSVERVVLTSVGALSDALKEKDPQKWRLVFPSDRAVALESMESSRLSEIEGLIFVDATWRKAKKLYFSERLLQVYDAVCFSSAPMSMYTIRKSPSAEFLSTLEACAYAIEQVSGENMAPLRAFMSSAQEWQWRKQPSDHRCSK